TCTCACACAAGCAGAGTTTAGGCTACGGCTGGGCCTAAAAAGAAGGCTGCTCGGGTATGCGGCCATTGAAAGGGCAAGGAAGAAGCAGGCATCGCGCATAACCAACATTAAAGAGGGGGACGCCAACACGAAGTACTTCCATCGCAAAGTAAATGCaaggaaaagaagaaaccaCATTTTCCGTTTAAGGAGGCAAAATGGATGGGCCGTTACACACGCAGAAAAGGAAGGGGTCATTGCCGACCATTTCCGACAAGTGATGGGGCGACCAGAACCTAGAACTAGTGACCTGAACTGGCCCTCCTTAGACCTTGCCCCGACAGACTTGACACGGCTAGAGGAGCCTTTCTCCGAGGCAGAGATACGCAAGGCGATAAATGAAATGCCGGGGGACAAGGCTCCAGGCCCCGATGGCTTCACCGGCAAATTCTTCAAGTCATGCTGGGACATCATCCAAGTTGACGTAATTGCGGCGTTCAATGCTCTTCATAACATGAGAAGTGTGCACCTTAACCTTCTAAATTCCGCCAACGTGGTTCTCATCCCCAAAAAGGATGGCGCCGAAGGAATCAATGATTTTAGGCCAATAAGCTTAATTCATGGCTTCGCCAAGCTCTCCTCCAAAGTGCTCGCCATTAGACTAAGGCCACTAATGCAATCACTGATCTCGCCAAATCAAAGTGCCTTCATTCGCGGGCGAAGTATACACGACAACTTCATGTATGTGAGGAATATGGTGAGAAGATATCACAAGACTCGGCGCCCGATCCTCCTTTTCAAGTTAGACATCTCCAAGGCTTTTGACTCGGTCAGATGGGACTACCTACTTGCGCTCCTCCAAAATAGGGGTCTCCCACAAAAATGGCGTGACTGGATATCCGGGCTGCTGTCCACTTCCACCTCAAAGATCACCCTGAATGGAATCCCGGGCGAAACAATCAGACACTGGAAGGGTTTGCGGCAGGGTGACCCCATATCCCCCCTCCTCTTCATCTTGGCTATAGACCCCCTCCAGCGCCTGTTAGACAAGGCTACCGACATAGGAATTCTAAGTAAGCTGCGAGGCAGAGCTGTGCGCTTCCGCACATCTATGTACGCGGATGATGCGGCCGTCTTCATTAATCCGACCAAAGAGGACGTGAGCGCCTTCGCCGATCTGCTAAATCGTTTTGGGAAGGTATCAGGATTATGCACGAACCTGCAAAAATCGCAAGTGGCGCCGGTCAGATGCGATAATCTGGACCTCGACGACATCCTGCATGACACGCCTGCAACTAGGGCAAGCTTCCCGATGAAGTATCTGGGGTTGCCTCTGTCCACTGGCCGTCTGTGTAAAGTAGACCTTCAACCTCTCTACGACAAATCGATGAGTAGAGTAGCAAGCTGGCGAGGAAGACATATTGGCCTGGCAGGGCGATCAACGCTGGTTAAATCGGTGCTCACTTCACAACCTGTTTTTCTTCTGACGGGCCTGAAAGCTTCAAATGAGTCCCTAGAGATCATCGACAAGCAGAGAAGGAAATTCCTATGGGCAGGCGGTGAAGCTCTGACGGGGGGCAAGTGCAAAATAAATTGGGCACGGACCTGCCTCCCTACAGCCTTAGGAGGACTGGGCATCCTGAACCTGGAGGAATTTGCAAGAGCTTTATGACTGCGGTGGCTTTGGAACAAGTGGAGATCACCGGAAAAAGCATGGGTGGGGTCGGGAACACCCTGTGACGACACAGATAGGTTACTTTTTGTAGTAGCAACAACCATAACAATAGGGGATGGAGCGAAAACAAGCTTTTGGGATTCAGCTTGGCTGGAAGGGAGAAGACTAAAGGATGTAGCTCCCCTGATCTACGCGGCCTCCAAGAAAAAGAACAGCACGCTACAACAGGCCTTAGCCACAGACCAGTGGCTGCTCGATCTGGACCTTCCTCCAGCCTCAGGCTGGACAACGGAGCTGGTCAGCCAGCTAATCAATGTCTGGAGTGCGTGCACAACGTACATTTCACAGAGAATGAGGAGGACAAGATAGTGTGGAAGCTCACTAGCCACGGTGAATATACGGCGACGTCGGCCTACAAAGCGCAGCTCCTAGGTACTACTGCCACCAACTTCAACATCCTAATATGGAAGCCGTGGGCACCGCGCAAGTGCAAGACCTTTGCCTGGTTGATCATCCAAAATAGAGTTTGGACCTCCGACAGACTGGCAACCAGGGGTTGGCAGAACAACTCTTTCTGCCCCTTATGCAGACACACCCAAGAAACTGCTCTCCACCTCCTCGCAGAATGCAGATACACCAGGAAAATTTGGACGGCGTTATCTGATTGGACTGGGTGTGGTCAACTGAACCCCGGACAATGGCAACCAGCTCAATCGGTGTCAGAGTGGTGGGAGGCCACCGCCAACTTGAAGGAAGTCCCAAAGAAAGCACTCCGCACGTTAACACTTCTGGTCAACTGGGAAATCTGGAACGAGAGAAATCGTAGAATTTTCCAGCACAAAGAGCTATCTACAGGAAGTCTGTTGGCCAAAATTAAAGAGGAGGCCAAAACATGGTCTCGGGCGGGGGCGAGGCATCTTGGTAGCTGGCTTGCTTTTTATTTTTAGCTCAGTAGGACCGAAGGTCCTGGGCCTGGTTTTTCTTACTTGTAAAGTTTACtcctctattcaatgaaattggcagcttaccgattcgttcaaaaaaaaaattctaaaactAGCAATGCTTAGGCCTTAGAGTGCAAcatagaaaagagaaagaaagtaACTAAGAAATTGACACCTTCTGTTTGAAGAGCTCCTTATTGAAGACGTCCTCGACAGACCAAGAGAATATTTATCTCACCAGATAACTTAGAGCAAACTTGCTGAGGCTGCTGTCACGTTTCTTCAACTTCTCCCAGTAATTCACCACAGACTGGATTGCATCCACACACTCAGATTTCTTGACTTGTTTCTGCCTCCTAGACTTGTTGCGAGCACTCATCTTGCTCACCTGTTTTCTCACCCGTGCAAGCGAAGACAGCAGGAGGCAAGGCTACTTACAAATGCAAGCAGCACAGCAAAATGGCAAGCATGAGGTCTTTCCTCAGTCAAAAGGAGATATCAACCGGCAGAAGGGGAaggggcagagagagagagagagagagagaggattgaACTGCTTCGATCCTACCAAAGCAAGAGGTAGTCGGGACTCTTGCACTTCCCCATGATACCAATGATCCTCTCGAAAAGAGAGAAGTGGCTATCGAGTTGGAACTCTTTGAACTTCCCCATGAGGCCATGATAGCATTAGCGCAGTAAATGCAGCTCAAAGACAAACGGGAGATTTTAGGGGAAGAGATACGGAGTTTCAAGTGAATACCGAAATTTGGGAGTAAATCTCACCCAACTTTCAGGTTTCAAACGACGATTTCAACTTAGCTTCACAATTTGGAAGGAATTTTAATTCCATATCCTAATTGATGGAATAAACAATTCAAGTGAGATTCATGTTTCGGAACCGTGCTAACACGAAGTCTGAATTTTCAGAAACAAAGGCTAAAATGAGTTTCCGAAATCGCAACCAAGTCTCACGCGCATTTCAAGCGACTTGGTTGCGATTTCGGACATCAAACTTTCAGGTTTCAAACGACGATTTCAACTTAGCTTCACAATTTGGAAGGAATTTTAATTCCATATCCTAATTGATGGAATAAACAATTCAAGTGAGATTCATGTTTCGGAACCGTGCTAACACAAAGTCTGAATTTTCAGAAACAAAGGCTAAAATGAGTTTCCGAAATCGCAACCAAGTCTCACACGCATTTCGAGCAGTTTCGCTGAGCATTTTCAGCAGGTCAGCAGTTTCGCCATTGCCGGGGTGCGCGGCCTCGCCAGCATACCGGCGCCCGACGGCCACCCTCGACGGGGGAGAACCGCCGCCGGCGAATCATCGTGCCGACGAGGCGATGGAAGGAGAACGAGAGAAACGCTCGCGTGGGGAGGGTTCGAGCGACTCATCGTGGTGTAGTGAAATCAACGGCACGTAGCACGTGTGCTTACGATATCCAACGGTTGGTCGCTATCCCGTCGGTGGACGCTGGAAACGGTATATCCGCGGAATATCAACAAACTGCGGAACAAAATGGAGTGACATAATAACAAACGAGGTTATCCAGAGAATGGCATTGGATTATACTAATACAGTACAAAAAGTTACGGAGTATGATTTGTCAAGTAACACAAGTGATAAGTGAGCTTGAGCAACCAGCGTGCATCAAAAGCTCATATGGTTCAACAAAATGTAGGGCTCACATTGTCAGCAACACAATACTAACAGTAACACACATGGTTTTCTTCCTTCGGCAAACCCGAGTGACAACTGAACAAACAAGCCTTGACACCGACGCCATACGATATTTCAAGCGTCCAGACAAACTGAATCTTGCAAGCTTCAGACTTCTCATGAACGGTAGTTTGGCCTTGGTTTCTGCAATGTACACAACAAGAAAAGGAATGATCAACGCCAAGGTGTCAGGTATTGTTTCCAGTAATTCTTTCATTGTCTAACTGTCGGTACCTGAAACCTTGGCCGGCTTATATGCATCGAGTccatttttgataaatttaccGACTTTCTCCTGGATAGCTCTAACTTGAGCATTGTATGGGGACACAACACCAACAGAGAGCTTGCTTTGTGTAGAAACTGCTTCTGAAATTACAGAAACGAAAATGAATACTAGGAGTTATTTGTACTGGGTGTACGTCACACATAACAGCATACTCTCTTTTTTTACCTGAGACAATGCACTCATTATTACAAGAGATAAAGCACTAGAATTAGAGCTACAGTACTGTCAGTTACCTTTGAATAATCTCTGAACTATTCTCAAAACTGTAGCAACTTCTATTGTGTTTTTCAGGCTACGACCATTCTTCTCAGCTGTTTCATGACCCCCATCTACATTAATAAACGAATATGGCCCAAATATTTTGCTTGCTAAAAACTTCCTTTCATAATTCTTACTAGTGACATTGGAGCCGTCAGATATCTTGCCATCATAAAATGTAGCAACTGGAAACCTGCTTATTTCTGGATGCATCCTGTATTGGACATTGAGAAGGTGCTTACTGTAGCCCAACAAACTTAGCCTCTCAAAAACACTTCGTCCAAAGAAAGCATTGTCAGCTATCTACAGAATCATAATACATGTCAATGAATTGATTCCAagtagaaaataaagaaaagagtAACGAAATATGGAATCAACAGTGCTTACTTTGCTTTTCACCAAAGCAGGTAGCTGATATTCATCTCCAATCAAAACAGCCTGCGTAATACCAGGAAGCTGCAAAGGAATTAAGGTCTCACACTCTTTGAGTTGTGCAGCCTCATCAACAATTAGCATCTCCAGAAGATTTGCCTTTTCAGGCTGCTTGAACGGTCCACATATGCCCGAGGGAGAAACATCCATGGGCACGTTGTACAGCCTGAAAGAGCTAGAAACAGTACAGAGAATGCATTTTGTTCTTTGCAGCAGATAGAGTTTAATTGGCTGTATACTGTAATAATTTGGAAGCTCCAAGTTCTTGACGAGATATTTTAATTCTTGCACACACAGCAATCTGGCAAGCCTGAACTTGGATTTAATGCATGTGCTAGTTTGCACAGAGACTAACTGCTCAGACCACAAAACAGGATCACTATCCTCTTCTATCATGGTTTCAAGCAGTTCATCTGACCATATGTCAGCATTGCCCTTATAGCAGTTTATCATTCCATGAAGAATTTTGATCAATTCAAGTACCTCCAGCATACACTGAAAGCTCCGTTCTGTTCCTGAATTTCTTGGATGATTGTTGTACAGTATCTCAATGCAATAGCTCAAATTCTGAGAAAGGTTGTTGTAACCATCTTTCAAATAATATTTGAATGGAAGCAATCTGGATGCCTCTTCCTTATCTTCAGGTCTCCCACATTTCTTCTCACAGCTACCATTTCCAAATTGCATTCTCCAAGGAACATTTTCACCTTTATCCTTCTCAGCAGTCTCCTTTTCTATATCCTTCCTTTTCTCAAGTACATCCTCAATGTAATACTTGTACTTGGTCACAGAATTCTCAAGAAGATCTATCAGTGAGCACAAGCAATGCCTCCAACCCGTGTTTGGCACAAAACATGGTAACAATCGCTCAGCACGAGAGTCAAGAAATATCACAGAAAGCTCATGACCATCATCTATCTTCATCCTCTTTTTGTTTCCAAACAGAACAATATCACTTAGGAAGCAGGCACTACCATCTGAACATCCCCTAACAAGACGGACAATTCGAGATGCTACCTCCAATATGGAAGTATTGGTAGGTGCACAAGTAAGTGTCTTTCGGCCTTTGATGAGCATTGCCCACAATATAGTGCTGATGGTTTTGGTTTTACCCGTCCCAGGAGGGCCCCATATCAGTTTTAGGGAAGACAATTGGTTCTCCATTACTGAGACACAATCTGCTACTGCATTCAGCTGTGAAGCATTTAGGTTTAACTTCTCAAGGCCAAGGAAATCCATTGATCCATGTTTCAAGCACTGAGATACTTGGGATGAGTTGTCTTCCACTACCTTCATAGGGGAATTGGACAAAGGGTAAATAAATCAATCATCATGATTAACGAATAATGTAAATGagtaaagtactccctccgattCAAAATAGGCACGTTTTGGGTGAGCACAAAGATGTAGGAGGGCACAAAACCAAGAGAAAAGGGAGGTTAAAATAAAATGACAATGCCACCCATACTTAAATACTGTGCAAACAGCTAATGAGATGGTTAGTGAGAGGCTATGCAATAATTTTGCTTCTTATGTTTtgcaacccaaaaaaaaaaactgtaggcCTTATAAAAACAAACAGCGGGAGTAATACATGAAAAAACATCAGGCGGCTATCCCATTCCATATGCAACAATATATGACTTCTATTATTAGCATATACAATATGGAACAAATTGCATGAGAAATGTAAATTTCAAGGAAAATCTACACAGAGAGCCAGAATGGATTTTttccatataaaaaaaaagttgcccCAGCAAAATGAGGAAGCTGAAAGCACATCTGTACATATAGTAATTCCTAAGACTTTGAATGTAAATAAAGTATTAGATATCCTGGACTTTCTTTGCATGTAAAAGGACAACATACCTTTGGTTTGTATTGCCGCACAAGATTGACCATATTAGTACTGCTTTTGTTCTGAAGATTGGCAAGATTACCATCATTTGCTCCCAATCGAAGGCATTTCCATATACGATTGTATGTCTTCATATTTATGAGAAACACAGCAAATATTGCTCCTTTAGGCATTTTGGTTTCAGGATCTGCCTCAACAGGAATAGAAGATGACAGCTGAACAATGCAGCAATCAGTTGGGAAATCTTCATCATCTCCACATTTGAGAACCGAACCTAAAACATATGATGCTTTATTTTGTGTCAAATCAGAAACATGCTTTGGCTTTTGAGTGGACATGGCTATTATATCACCTTCTGTCGGATCATATGTCTCCCTCGATTTCTCATCCTTTGATGGTTCTGAAACCTCAAAACCAAATATAAACTTCTCATTATCAAGCTTCTCCATCCGAACTACTTCTATAAAGTTTGCATGGGCATAGCCATCCAATGACGAGAAGACATCGGCATGCACTTCCTCGACCAGAGGGCAGGTAAATGAATCCAAGTAACTCTCCAATGATGAAAAGGTATCTGGTATCCTCTTGACCTGTGATGAATACCCAGATGGTTGGTTAGCCCTCACTACAGCAAGTAAATAAGCATAACCACCCTTGTGAAAAAGATGCAATGTAATAAACTGTTTAGCTACAAAATAAAGATGgtatgacacaacacatattgCTATCATATAACCGAAGTAGAACTAATAATAGTGTTGGCTTGTGAAACAGACTACTTAGTTATTAGCTCCAATACAATATTAGGTTAATGCCTGTTTCTCAAAAATCTGAGCTTGCCGCTCGAATTATCCCAGAATAATAATTTACCAAAAAGATTTGAAACTGAAGCGCACATAGAACCTATTATCCCCTATCTGTGCGGTGTCTAACATACTGTAATCCTGTCATCTATAAATAATTTAGTGGTTCATCTTGCTTGGCAAAACAACAAACACTTGGCGTGCGACTATACAAGCCGCCACCCCCTTTTAGAAGCATAGCTCTCCGccaacaaaacaaacataaagAAGAGACGATACATGGGTGGCGGCGAAGCTGGTCGCCGGCCGAGAGCTCGTCCCTGGGCCAGGCAGAGAGTGGGGCCGCCATCGGAGCTCGTTCCGCGGCTCCGCCTGCTGCCGGCTTCGCCGGCGACACGGGgtctcgccatcgccgtcggaaACGGGTGCGGCGAGGGTGTGGGACTGTGGAGTGGGCCGTGCCGAGTTTGGGCTAGAGCCTAACAGAAGATGGGCCAATGACTCGATTACACGGAGCTCCGCGAGACCACGAGCTCAAACTTGGGCCGTCCAGGGTAGACCGAGTGAGATTCAATTGCTGAACGTTTGGGCCGTTGTACAAAAGAAGGAATAATTATCTTGGAAATAAAAAGGCAAACAATTTCAAATACTCCCCATTTATTTTACATGAAATagtttgatttaaaaaaaaaaattggtcaaATACTCTTGAAGATTATTAGAATCAAAGTatgactatatatataaatttaatatCGAAGTCATTATTAAGCTTAATCTCAAAGGTTTTTTAGAATCAAAGTATGACTATATAAATTGAACGGAGTAGTCCCAAATGCATCCTGGACCAGGTTGTTTATCTACCTTTATCATTTTCGCAATGATGATCCAAAATATGAGCTATTTTTAATATATCAGATCATGTTTATCCGGGTTTCAGGACGAAGCCTGCGAGTACCCACGAAGAAATCTGTAACTAgctgaagaaaaacaataataCCAGTACAAcgcaaaaaagaagaagcaaacCAAGAACAACTCAAAAATCAgaatgcatgcatgatgcatcgtCCAGGAGTTATAGGGACAACTAACATTGTTATCTGAAGATATCATACATATATTCAGACACCCCTGAACATGCATGGAGAGTTGGAGACTATGAAGTAAACAAAACCATATGGGGACAGACACAGTTTGCATGCAGCTTGATGGCAAACAAAAGCTTGGGATTTGGGACTGGATCGTATCATGATTCATGAGCAGTCGATCGACGGTTTAATTACCTGGTGCTTGAGCAGGTCCCTGTTGAAGATGTCCCTGATCGACCAAGagaacaccttgctctccaggTTGCTAAGAGCGAACCTGTTGAGCGTCGGGTCATCTTTCTTCACGGCAGCCCAGTAGGTCGCTACGGCCTCCatcttcttcgccgccgcgctctggaagtcgtcgtcgctgctGTCACCCATGGCGCTAGCTTTCTCTGTACTCCACTCCGAATTGAAGCAGCAGGGATGAGGAGTGGAAGTGGCTCTCGAAATCGCAGGTGCATGATATGGCAGCCCAGTCTTAACACGAGGCCGTTGGCCTTCCCGAGTCGTGGTAGTGTAAAAGTCGGCTCGGTAGCAGACGCTGGAACGGCTGAAATCGTGTGGTTATTGTCCATGACGCATCGGTGcatacaccccgcccgctgaTGCACACGTGTAGAGTAAGGATAATAGTAGAGCTCATTTCCTACTATTGCCCatcttaaagccaacatataAGGTTGGCTACAACTTCCTTCTCATTTATCTATCTCTCACCTACTTAGgagcttgtgttaagctagctcttgcatgagagctaACGTCCTTGATTTTTTTGTTacatctctcctccacataagcttatagtaggcttatagcttactattagagcacccgcaatggtaaaataAGGtgttctctataaaacatgtacatctcagcaatagactcgattaatagtaaaccaccttaatagtatgtctacattggtatctatagctctctcatacattgcctcgtttttatctatagactatctctaagttagtatatagttttgctctctctcttcatttaatacctttcaagtagaaaaatatgctgacatggatctcttatagagagtctatagataaccattgtgggtgcccttataCTTGCTCGTACAGTGTGTGCCCACTGCCCAGTGATACAACTGTTTGTCGCAACGACGCAGACTATTTCAGGGAGAATTTTTACTCATCAGGGCTTGTtcgttttgaagaaaaaaaattggactACTAAGAATTAATTCCTAAGtgtaaattttaattaaactagaaaaaaatatccgtgcgttgtaacggttgaaagctattttaatcttatcattgttatatggtttagctatgatgaaatttactgtggcaattcgcttggatatttttttaagaaaatcatgagttaCAGTTAGGAGTTAGGAGTCAGActatcatctcaagttagcatacaagtttttttaaagaaatttcttatacgacttctTTTGTATTTCAAAAAGTAAACGGAATTAAAatccgactcatacacggatttGTATTACCAAAAGCGAACTATCCAACTCAATTACGGATGATGtatcaaaataccggcaaaaacatcttcaatttttataatagtagagatagagaagaagagattttgtttttctataagttgtagattttttttttctattcactCAAACCTCTTGAAAAAAATTCCTACAGATTGATGTGTACATGCATTTCTATTCATCCATATTTTCTATTCCTACTGGTTAAATTCCATAAGCCGAATAAGCCCTCGGAAGGCACGCAAATTTGAATTATAGCAGCCTCGCCGTTTAGCTTATACTTGTAAGCAAAATTTTACGTCACACAGAAATCACGTAAAACtcaattttgaagttgattttgttttttttttcatcgcagTTTGAGTTATGCAATCACTCTTCCAAGAACATTCAGTTTTGAGTTTGAGTAACTAAAACTGAAGAACATCCTAAATCTGACTAAGCAAAATTTATAAGGATCGGGCGAGCTACAATACTGCATTGTTTGGGATTTGGGCACCTGATCAACAATACTGCTTATATATACTCTGACGCCCTGGTGCCAACTCAAGTATAGGGTTTCAGAAACAGAGTGTAGAATCCTCAACGAATTTTAAGATTACTTAAGCATACGGTGATATCCTCTACATTTTCTTCTGTATCCCCGGGGAAACCACCAATGCCAGTTGAAGTTGAAGGGCTTTCATCTTTCATCCCACTTCGGGATGGCACTTGAACCTGAACAAACACCAGAATTATAAGTTTAAGAATAATTATCTGATTTATCTGGTacataaatatttatttattattagttGAGACACTTTAAAATTCTGCAGGAATGATCTGTCTAGACAAACAGATAATAACTACTGCATGCAAAACACTAATTACTCGTACATATACATAAGAGTTGGATAGCTGGATACTTGGATGCACTAATAATAGTTCAGCACAACTTGTGTTGTTGCAGTTTGTTCAGGTGGGCTGCCTGAGAATTGGATGTCCAACCAGTGAAATAGTATTTGAACAATGGATCTTCATGATCCTATAAGACAATAGATAGATTGAAAGGGAAAAAACAAGTTTGGTGCAGATAACAAACAGTTAAGCTGTATATCCATCCCCTTTGGGGCAtgtcacacaaaaaaaatgctGCAAAGTGTTCCTGTCAACTAGGCAACTAGTAGAATCATGGTATCATATTTCAAGAAATACGTAGCACACGATAATGATGCATCAATCAGGAAAATGAACATGAGATAAATGATAAAATTTAATTCCACAACTCAGAGGAGATATATAAAGTGTAATGTGAGTCAATACCCAAACCCCACTATTTCTGACTTTGAATGGTGTACTCTTTCTATCTTTAACTTTATTGGTCTCAATTTTGTGCTTAGCAAGCACACGGGAGATATCCTTATCACTGTTTGCGTTGAAGAAACACTGTCGATCCTTCGCGTCACGAACTAGATCTGCCCAGATAGAGCCAGACCTAGATAAGGTTGTTGCATTTCCCAAAATCCAAAGGCAATACCTGTGATTAAATAAGGTGATAATggggataaaaataaaaataaaggagAAAACATGGGTCAAAAAAGGAATTTAACCTTAAATAAGTTATAGAAGATACCTTGCTCGTGTAAGTGACACATTTGTGCGCTGCCGGTTTGAAAGAAAACCTACAGCCCCATCTGAGTTGGACCTCACAGTTGATAAAATGATTATGTCTTCCTCACCACCTTGAAAGCCATCAACAGAATTAATTTTTACTATGACCGGGTCAAACTTCATTTTCCCGAGTTTTTGTTGAATTGCTAGGACTTGAGCAGTATATGGACATATGACACCAACTGTAACCTTATTTTTGGTTTTAGAATGGGCTGCAGAGGATgagaaatacttagatttatGACAAATCATAAGATTATTAAATAAGCTAGATAAATATTATTTTGCCACAATAAGCTAGAtaagaaataacaaaataaaatgctACATGTTTTGGTGATAAATTAAATGACTATAGAGCGCATGCCTCTTTGGAGATTTCGCAATATTTCCTGTATGACAGAAACCTCAACCACATTCTTTCTGCTGCGGCCAAGTTCATCAAGATCCTCCTTACCATCTTCAATATTGAAGAAAGAGTAAGGACCAAACATAAGACCTGGAAGGTACTTCTTTCGGTGTTCTTTCTGCTTGACATTAGGAGCATCTAAGAGTTTCCTATCATAGAAGCTGATGTTTGGAAAGATACTAATGGATGGGTGCATTCTGTATTGCATATTAAGGAGATGTTTTTCATGTCCCAGTGAACTCAACCTCTCGAAGAGGCTTCTCCCGAACGACGCATCCTCACAAACCTGCAAAACAGACAGAGAAATGAAATACGAGTACAGTATAAAAAACTGACGAAACGAATGGGGAATATGATGTTCACTGGATTAATAGATTCAATGCAGTAATAACATAGGTCAAGAATCAACCTTGCTTTTGACAGTTGCTGGCAATTGGCACTCGTCACCAATAAGAATAGCATGCTTTAAAGTAGGCAAACGCAACGGGATCAATCCTTCACATTCTTTTAACTGAGCAGCCTCATCAACAACAAGCAACTGTAGTTTTTTATTACTTATTTTGGAAGAGCTAGATACAGTGCAGAAAACTATGGAGGCGCTTTCCATACAGAACTCCCGAATGGTACGTTTGGAGGAAGTTATAGGAAGTTTCAAGCTACTTAATAACATATTCAGTAGCTCGAGACATCTAATTCTGATTTTCCCGAGGCTGATTGCTGTTTTAGAAAATTTTGTCAGACTGGATACACTGGAATCAGATTGATCATCATTATACAGGAAAATTCCCTTCACTTCATCCTCAATATTTTTGTTCATGAATTTCTTGTTGAAATCTTCAAGCAGCTCTAGAAGTGAAATGATATTGTTGTAATTCACTTCCAAGATAGTGGATTTTGGAACATGGAATAGTACTTCTTTGAAACATCTTCGAAGCTCtggataagtagcattaaatctTTTTCTAGTGTAAGAATAAAAGGTAAGGCTATCACCTTCCTTTTGGTCTTCCAGATATTTCTGATACTGGGAGTAACCATTCTCAAAAAGATCAGATAGGGAAGATAGGCGATGTCTCCATCCAGTCATTGGCACAAAGCATCCAAGCAGCGTCCTTACACGATCATGTAAATAGATCTCTTTGAGATTACCGTCAACACACATGCGTTGTTTATTGCCACAGAGTAGAACATCTCCTAAGCAGGCTCTATCCGAAGACTCTTTGATCACCTTCAAGAAACGCGAAGCAACTTGTTTAACAGCAAGGTTTGTGGG
This window of the Oryza sativa Japonica Group chromosome 4, ASM3414082v1 genome carries:
- the LOC4336772 gene encoding uncharacterized protein isoform X1, producing the protein MEKLDNEKFIFGFEVSEPSKDEKSRETYDPTEGSVLKCGDDEDFPTDCCIVQLSSSIPVEADPETKMPKGAIFAVFLINMKTYNRIWKCLRLGANDGNLANLQNKSSTNMVNLVRQYKPKVVEDNSSQVSQCLKHGSMDFLGLEKLNLNASQLNAVADCVSVMENQLSSLKLIWGPPGTGKTKTISTILWAMLIKGRKTLTCAPTNTSILEVASRIVRLVRGCSDGSACFLSDIVLFGNKKRMKIDDGHELSVIFLDSRAERLLPCFVPNTGWRHCLCSLIDLLENSVTKYKYYIEDVLEKRKDIEKETAEKDKGENVPWRMQFGNGSCEKKCGRPEDKEEASRLLPFKYYLKDGYNNLSQNLSYCIEILYNNHPRNSGTERSFQCMLEVLELIKILHGMINCYKGNADIWSDELLETMIEEDSDPVLWSEQLVSVQTSTCIKSKFRLARLLCVQELKYLVKNLELPNYYSIQPIKLYLLQRTKCILCTVSSSFRLYNVPMDVSPSGICGPFKQPEKANLLEMLIVDEAAQLKECETLIPLQLPGITQAVLIGDEYQLPALVKSKIADNAFFGRSVFERLSLLGYSKHLLNVQYRMHPEISRFPVATFYDGKISDGSNVTSKNYERKFLASKIFGPYSFINVDGGHETAEKNGRSLKNTIEVATVLRIVQRLFKEAVSTQSKLSVGVVSPYNAQVRAIQEKVGKFIKNGLDAYKPAKVSETKAKLPFMRSLKLARFSLSGRLKYRMASVSRLVCSVVTRVCRRKKTMCVTVSIVLLTM
- the LOC4336772 gene encoding uncharacterized protein isoform X2, coding for MEKLDNEKFIFGFEVSEPSKDEKSRETYDPTEGDIIAMSTQKPKHVSDLTQNKASYVLGSVLKCGDDEDFPTDCCIVQLSSSIPVEADPETKMPKGAIFAVFLINMKTYNRIWKCLRLGANDGNLANLQNKSSTNMVNLVRQYKPKVVEDNSSQVSQCLKHGSMDFLGLEKLNLNASQLNAVADCVSVMENQLSSLKLIWGPPGTGKTKTISTILWAMLIKGRKTLTCAPTNTSILEVASRIVRLVRGCSDGSACFLSDIVLFGNKKRMKIDDGHELSVIFLDSRAERLLPCFVPNTGWRHCLCSLIDLLENSVTKYKYYIEDVLEKRKDIEKETAEKDKGENVPWRMQFGNGSCEKKCGRPEDKEEASRLLPFKYYLKDGYNNLSQNLSYCIEILYNNHPRNSGTERSFQCMLEVLELIKILHGMINCYKGNADIWSDELLETMIEEDSDPVLWSEQLVSVQTSTCIKSKFRLARLLCVQELKYLVKNLELPNYYSIQPIKLYLLQRTKCILCTVSSSFRLYNVPMDVSPSGICGPFKQPEKANLLEMLIVDEAAQLKECETLIPLQLPGITQAVLIGDEYQLPALVKSKIADNAFFGRSVFERLSLLGYSKHLLNVQYRMHPEISRFPVATFYDGKISDGSNVTTEKNGRSLKNTIEVATVLRIVQRLFKEAVSTQSKLSVGVVSPYNAQVRAIQEKVGKFIKNGLDAYKPAKVSETKAKLPFMRSLKLARFSLSGRLKYRMASVSRLVCSVVTRVCRRKKTMCVTVSIVLLTM